One window of the Lytechinus pictus isolate F3 Inbred chromosome 5, Lp3.0, whole genome shotgun sequence genome contains the following:
- the LOC129260254 gene encoding neuromedin-B receptor-like → MTATMATSEIEGNLTNDLNSMNFDVSIPISFTIVIVLLMIVVIIGVLGNLMVIVIVFKDSAMRTTPNAMVASLAVADLLVLLMSVPYKIIFLFTQTWPFGHIWCKIVHHLAISCGLVSVYSLVALSADRYHAIVRPTSYIGTRSACKLSCLVGSLWVISIALGIPNFIYARKVPTLHPQISFCFIDMGEYKEAYTITFCILMFVFPLVLISIYYSMVSWRLLRSAWAIPGDANEKRPQLRSRRRLAVVVLAIVVLFAVLWFPHICIRLFLQFHPDPHTLQGLADAKLFSEVIKYLNPCINPYILCFISSTYRKHFRRTFCWLCSRKRRFDRARSLTLSSKGSSTRTKFTEFLPM, encoded by the coding sequence ATGACCGCAACCATGGCAACAAGTGAGATTGAAGGAAATTTAACGAATGATCTTAATTCGATGAACTTCGACGTCAGTATCCCGATATCGTTTACCATCGTGATCGTTCTCTTAATGATCGTAGTCATTATTGGTGTTCTTGGTAACTTGATGGTTATCGTCATCGTGTTCAAAGATTCTGCGATGCGAACAACTCCAAATGCCATGGTAGCATCCCTAGCAGTTGCAGATCTGCTCGTTCTTCTAATGTCCGTGCCCTACAAAATCATTTTTCTCTTCACTCAGACTTGGCCTTTTGGACATATCTGGTGTAAGATTGTTCATCACCTAGCCATTTCTTGCGGGTTGGTGTCTGTTTATTCTCTTGTAGCCCTCAGCGCAGACAGGTACCATGCTATTGTGCGTCCAACGAGTTACATCGGCACAAGGAGTGCCTGCAAGTTGTCTTGCCTGGTTGGATCTCTATGGGTTATCTCCATTGCTCTGGGAATCCCCAATTTTATTTATGCCCGCAAAGTACCTACGCTGCATCCACAAATCAGTTTCTGCTTCATTGATATGGGTGAATACAAGGAAGCCTATACAATCACGTTTTGCATTCTGATGTTTGTGTTTCCTCTCGTTCTTATCAGTATCTACTACTCTATGGTTTCATGGCGTCTCCTAAGGAGTGCCTGGGCTATTCCAGGCGATGCCAATGAGAAGCGCCCTCAACTGCGCTCCAGAAGGCGCTTAGCCGTGGTTGTCCTCGCTATTGTCGTACTTTTTGCCGTACTCTGGTTCCCGCACATCTGCATCCGACTCTTCTTGCAGTTCCACCCTGATCCTCATACCCTTCAAGGATTGGCTGACGCTAAACTCTTTTCTGAAGTTATCAAGTATCTCAACCCTTGTATCAACCCCTACATTCTCTGCTTCATAAGCTCAACCTACCGGAAGCATTTTCGTCGCACCTTTTGTTGGTTGTGTAGTAGGAAAAGGCGTTTCGATCGCGCGCGTTCTCTCACGCTCTCGTCCAAAGGGTCGTCGACCCGCACGAAATTTACGGAGTTTTTGCCTATGTAA
- the LOC135154137 gene encoding neuromedin-B receptor-like: MTATMATSEIEGNLTNDLNSMNFDVSIPISFTIVIVLLMIVVIIGVLGNLMVIVIVFKDSAMRTTPNAMVASLAVADLLVLLMSVPYKIIFLFTQTWPFGHIWCKIVHHLAISCGLVSVYSLVALSADRYHAIVRPTSYIGTRSACKLSCLVGSLWVISIALGIPNFIYARKVPTLHPQISFCFIDMGEYKEAYTITFCILMFVFPLVLISIYYSMVSWRLLRSAWAIPGDANEKRPQLRSRRRLAVVVLAIVVLFAVLWFPHICIRLFLQFHPDPHTLQGLADAKLFSEVIKYLNPCINPYILCFISSTYRKHFRRTFCWLCSSKRRFDRARSLTLSSKGSSTRTKFTEFLPM, from the coding sequence ATGACCGCAACCATGGCAACAAGTGAGATTGAAGGAAATTTAACGAATGATCTTAATTCGATGAACTTCGACGTCAGTATCCCGATATCGTTTACCATCGTGATCGTTCTCTTAATGATCGTAGTCATCATTGGTGTTCTTGGTAACTTGATGGTTATCGTCATCGTGTTCAAAGATTCTGCGATGCGAACAACTCCAAATGCCATGGTAGCATCCCTAGCAGTTGCAGATCTGCTCGTTCTTCTAATGTCCGTGCCCTACAAAATCATTTTTCTCTTCACTCAGACTTGGCCTTTTGGACATATCTGGTGTAAGATTGTTCATCACCTAGCCATTTCTTGCGGGTTGGTGTCTGTTTATTCTCTTGTAGCCCTCAGCGCAGACAGGTACCATGCTATTGTGCGTCCAACGAGTTACATCGGCACAAGGAGTGCCTGCAAGTTGTCTTGCCTGGTTGGATCTCTATGGGTTATCTCCATTGCTCTGGGAATCCCCAATTTTATTTATGCCCGCAAAGTACCTACGCTGCATCCACAAATCAGTTTCTGCTTCATTGATATGGGTGAATACAAGGAAGCCTATACAATCACGTTTTGCATTCTGATGTTTGTATTTCCTCTCGTTCTTATCAGTATCTACTACTCTATGGTTTCATGGCGTCTCCTAAGGAGTGCCTGGGCTATTCCAGGCGATGCCAATGAGAAGCGCCCTCAACTGCGCTCCAGAAGGCGCTTAGCCGTGGTTGTCCTCGCTATTGTCGTACTTTTTGCCGTACTCTGGTTCCCGCACATCTGCATCCGACTCTTCTTGCAGTTCCACCCTGATCCTCATACCCTTCAAGGATTGGCTGACGCTAAACTCTTTTCTGAAGTTATCAAGTATCTCAACCCTTGTATCAACCCCTACATTCTCTGCTTCATAAGCTCAACCTACCGGAAGCATTTTCGTCGCACCTTTTGTTGGTTGTGTAGTAGTAAAAGGCGTTTCGATCGCGCGCGTTCTCTCACACTCTCGTCCAAAGGGTCGTCGACCCGCACGAAATTTACGGAGTTTTTGCCTATGTAA